From the Rhinoraja longicauda isolate Sanriku21f chromosome 20, sRhiLon1.1, whole genome shotgun sequence genome, the window CTTACACGGAGTGTACCTTGAAGAGGTTCTTGTGTATTTGtgctgcagcgggtggagctgctgcctcacagcaccagagacccgggttccatcccgactacaggtgctgtctgtagttcgtacgttctcctcataagcagcgtgggttttctccgggtgctccgggttcctcccacactccagacaaacatgtttgtaggttaattgccttggtataaatgtaaattgtccctaatgtgtgtaagacaatgttaatatgcggggatcgctgggcggtgcggactcggtgggccgaaggtcatggttccatgctgtatctctaaactaaactaatttgaagCCGAGAGGAAGTGTTCTCATTTTAATACAATGCAATGCCTTATCATCAAGATTTATTTAACAAGTGCATTTTGGAAAAGTGCAGACATTTTGGACAGAGTTCACAATTTTTAATAAACTAATAGTCCATTTAACATTTATAACGCAGAGCCAGGTCTCCACACGCTAATATTGCACCTGACAGTACACCGATCTTCACCTCAGCTTTTCACACAATGACATGAGGTAATCACGATTTAATAATCAAGAAAAGACAAGATGGAGACAAgtggcaaaaaaaacaaaaacaagcaATCTCATTAAAACTGGAGGAAGTACAACTTTCTTATTTTAAATGGCTACATTTGCTGAACACTGCAGTTAATGGTTAACAAGAGAACAATTATCCATTGTTGTTTAAGAATTTAATTTTGTTAGTTTTATTGTTGGCGAGCTGGCAATTTTCCCCACCTAAACATAAAAGCATGTTGTGCTTTATAATGTTGTATGCCTTGGTTGTTACATGCGTTTAGGCAAATTCCAAGCACTACTAAAATGCAGTTTTATTTAGCACCTTGTAGTTTGAGCTTTGCAGAAATTAACCCTTCGTATAGTTTCTTTCAATCTAGAACCACATAACGTGAATCACAAAATTAACAAATCAGCCAAATGCTGCATTTCTCTAGATCCACCCAAATAGTTATTGTTCAAACAAGGAAACTCCTCACTATAGGTCTGCATTTGCAGAATAACCCATGTTCAAATTAAAGGCCGCAAAACGTCACGGAAACGTAACAAATCCAAGTCTGCAAATCCTTTAAACAAAAGCAATAAGGCATGGGATGAGCACTGACATTAAGAAACGGGATTGCAGGAAGCTGCAGCTCACATGAAGGAACGGGCAAGTCAGTGAGCAGGTAACGCAGGTCGATCACAACCCTGCCACTCCTTTACCCTCTCACAAGATCTGCCCTCAAACCTAACGCATGTCGTACGTTAAATAAATGCAGCCATGTTCCAGAATAATCTCCATCATTTCATTTCAACCTGTTACTTTACTCGCTGAGCTCTTATTGTAACTGTTCTTACTAttgctttattttatttatttggaaTTTTACTAAGAAAGTGTCTGCTACTGCTAAGTACGATTTCTAGCTTAATTTAGTTCATTGCACCCAATACATTTCTATAAAAGGGCCACAAAAACTAAGAGGAAAACATTGGTTGTTGTGCAAGTCAGCGATTGTGTTTCTCCACTCGGCATGGTTACAGCGGCCTCAGGGTGGCTCGGGGACTGAGCAGTCCGTGTACGTGGTCACCATGTTGCCTCTGCGCTGCGTGACCGTCTTGCACTGCTGTTTGCCAGTGCCCTGAAACTTCTCAGTTCTCACTGTGTGCTTGTGCGTGCTGCCAAAGTTGCTGAAGGAGAACATCTTCTCCATGTCTTCAAACATGTCATCAAACATCCCGCCTCCGAAAGGAAACTGCCTGTCTCCAAAGGAAAAGCGGTGTGCGTTGTGAGCTTCCTGGTGTGCCCTGAAGTGAGCGTTGAAGTGCTTCTTGTGATGTGCTTGGTGGCTAAAGTCAAAGTCCTTAAGGAAGTCGTCAAACTTAAAATTAAAAGAGCCGGTTTGGTGGGAACCATGGCCCGCATTGAAAAACCGATGACCCATCTGATCATACTCCTTCCTCTGCCTCTCATCCGACAGGACCTCATACGCTGCAAATAGACACACATAACTCACTTACACAGAAACAGCAAGCTGCAAATATACACGCAACTCACTTACACACAGCAAGCTGCAAATATACACACAACTCACTGACACAGAAACAGACAAAATATATTTCTATCAAAGAATAGTTGATTTCTATTAAAGGCCTTCATTGTAAGATGTAATAGTAatagtgggcggcatggtggtgcagcggtagagttgttgcctcacagcgccagagacgggggttcaatcctaactacgggtgctgtctgtatggtgtttgtacgttctccccgtgacctgcttggttttctccgatatcttcggtttcctcccacgctccaaagacatacgggtttgtaggttaattgtcttggtataaatgtaaattgtgcctagtgtgtgtaggatagtattagtgtgcggggatcgctggtcagtgcggactcagtgggctgaagggcctattaccacgctgcatcactaaaaTTAAAGAAGGGCAATAACACCAAGGTTACAattagctgaagatagacacaaaatgctggagtaactcagcgggtcaggcagcatctgtgaagaagatggataggtgatgtttcacagagtgttggagtaactcagcgggtcaggcagcatctgtggagaacatggataggtgacttttcacagagtgttagagtaactcagcgggtcaggcagcatctgtgaagaagatggataggtgacgtttcacagagtgttggagtaactcagcggatcaggcagcatctctggagaacagggataggtaacgtttcggattgggacccaacTTCAGGCATACTGTGAAAGATGCGGGCAatatgtgggaaaatgggactagcttagatggggtatcataGATGAGCTGTATCCTTGCCATCTGACTCAATAATTGAAGGTTAGAAATGCAAGGGAAGATGTTTTTATTCACCACCTGGTAAGGAATAGATACAGAAGCAGCAGGCCTGCAATTTTCCGACAAGTGGAAGGTAGAAGAGGTCATCAGAATACAGGGGTATCTGCGTCTGCAAATCACAGTGGTGTGGGCAGGCCAGCAACACTCGACTTGAATGAGTGATGTTACAGGGATGGTATCAAGCCTTGatcggtagatacaaaatgctggagtaactcagcgggtcaggcagcatctttggagagaaggaatgggtgacgtctgttaagaatggtcttgacccgaaacgtcacccctttgctaaagggatcagggggtatggagagaaggcaggtacaggctactgagctggatgatcagccatgatcatattgaatggcggtgcaggctcgaagggccgaatggcctactcctgcacctattttctatgtttctatgtttccttctctgcagagacgctgttactccagcattttgtgtccaccttcaatttaaaccagcatctgcagctttctttCCTATACTAAGCCTTGGTTGGTCGCAGCAGTGAGTAAGGTTCACAACTTAGCTACAGAGAGCCTTCAATAAAGATCAGCAAAGGCAGAGATTCAGACTTTGTGGTGGCAGCTCCTTGATGCTGTGGAATTCCTACATCAAAATGTTAAATGTCTATACGCTCATAGCACCTTACACAGACTCGTTTACAACACTCACCCTCTGCAATCTCCCTGAACTTCACCTCTGCATTAGGATCTTTATTTTTATCTGGGTGGTATTTCATTGCTAGTTTGTGAAACGCCTTCTTGATTTGACGGTCTGATGCATTTTTCGGCACACCCAAAATTTCATAATAATCTTTCTTTGCTAATATAAATTCTGATATCATCAGAATGCAGACAGCAAAAGCAAAGACAGACTGTGCTGTTGCCATTTCCTGGAAGACAAAAGGATATTACATTAGTAGCACAACATAAATATTCACATAATGAAAACATTAATTTAATTAGACAAGATCCAAaggccacaccctctctctctctctctctctctcaattgggCTGCAGTTTACCAACAAAATCATGGGAAAAAtttcaagtgtaagaaaataactgcagatgctggtacaaatcgaaggtatttattcacaaaatgctggagtaactcagcaggtcaggcagcatctcaggagagaaggaatgggtgaagtttcgggtcgagacccttcttcagacccgaaacgtcaccattccttctctcctgagatgccgcctgacctgctgagttactccagcattttgggggaAAATTTCAATATCACTTTCCTCTATGAAGCATAAAAGTCCCAGTGAAATAAGCAATAATGCAGAGACGGTGTTGTTAAAATTGATCATGATTTGAGCAAGTGCCTCACTGTTGACACACATCGTTGTGGCTCTGGTTACAAAGTGAAGCTGAGGATTGTACCAATTTGGGTGGTCATGTGTACTCGGGAAAGAGACAGAGGGGCAGGAAATTGCAGGATCTAGCCAGATTAAATGTACATCATAAACAGAGTGAGATCACAGAGTTatacacccaacttgcccatgctgatcaagatgccccatctactctagtctcacctgcccaagtttggcctatatccctctaaacctgaagatagacacaaaatgctggcgtaattcagcgggacaggcagtatctctggggagaaggaatgggtgacgtttcaggttgagactcttcttcagactgatgacaggggagtgggcgggacagagatggaatgtagtcagaggcagtaagactggtgggagaactgggaagggaatatagagagagggaaagcaagggctatttgaagttagagaagtcaatgttcatacagctggggtgtaagctgcccaagtgaaatatgaggtgctgtttctccaatttgcgctgggcctcactctgacaatggaggaggcccaggacagaaaggtcagattgggaatggtaggaggagttgaa encodes:
- the LOC144603475 gene encoding dnaJ homolog subfamily B member 9-like is translated as MATAQSVFAFAVCILMISEFILAKKDYYEILGVPKNASDRQIKKAFHKLAMKYHPDKNKDPNAEVKFREIAEAYEVLSDERQRKEYDQMGHRFFNAGHGSHQTGSFNFKFDDFLKDFDFSHQAHHKKHFNAHFRAHQEAHNAHRFSFGDRQFPFGGGMFDDMFEDMEKMFSFSNFGSTHKHTVRTEKFQGTGKQQCKTVTQRRGNMVTTYTDCSVPEPP